The following proteins come from a genomic window of Athalia rosae chromosome 1, iyAthRosa1.1, whole genome shotgun sequence:
- the LOC105692821 gene encoding cytochrome P450 6a2-like, producing the protein MALFSAQVFLQILGALIGLLGFVYIYLRQVSYRYWSSKGVPHTVPTVPIGDLWPVLSAQKSIGQHVRDEYFKFEKKSVFGMYSFHKPMLVIRDPEIIRFVLTKDFSHFQNRGVYYNEEVDPLSAHLFSLSGPKWKKLRVKFSPTFTSGKMKYMFATVKECSEKLAFHFGEEVKRNNQLVEVKDFMARFSTDVISSVAFGIECNSMKNADDEFYKCGRTTFKSRPLINALFAVFPDALSLFKIKFVFPEVSKFFIKAFNDTVKHRTEKNLIRKDFLELVMQLMHKGYVQGDDEEETATESKIDNEKITMLEGAAQAFVFFLAGSETSSSTATHCLYELAFHQDIQDKLVNEIKTVTKEFGGVTYESIAAMPYLHKVVSETLRKYPSVPILNRQATADVELPGIDLTVTKGTPIIIPVYGLHSDPKIYPHPHIFDPERFTKENIDLRHHYAYLPFGEGPRNCIGMRFGLLQTKFAIISLLTKFRFTPGPDTTVPLPMDVGTFVLCPKDDTALRVEERSD; encoded by the exons ATGGCGCTATTTTCGGCGCAGGTTTTCCTTCAAATTCTTGGAGCTTTGATTGGCTTGCTCGGTTTCGTGTATATTTACCTCAGACAAGTGTCATATAGGTACTGGAGTTCAAAAGGAGTACCGCACACAGTTCCGACTGTCCCCATTGGAGACTTGTGGCCGGTGCTTTCGGCACAAAAGTCGATAG GTCAACACGTCCGAGATGAATACtttaagtttgaaaaaaaatcggttttCGGAATGTACTCTTTCCACAAACCAATGTTGGTGATTCGCGACCCCGAAATCATCAGATTCGTACTTACTAAAGATTTTTCACACTTTCAAAATCGCGGAGTGTACTACAACGAAGAAGTTGATCCTTTATCAGCCCATTTGTTCAGCTTGTCTGGTCCGAAATGGAAGAAGTTACGGGTCAAGTTTTCGCCAACGTTTACTTCTGGAAAAATGAAGTACATGTTCGCCACTGTCAAAGAGTGTTCTGAAAAGCTTGCGTTTCATTTTGGGGAGGAAGTTAAGCGAAATAATCAGCTGGTCGAGGTTAAAGATTTCATGGCAAG ATTTTCTACGGACGTTATCTCATCGGTTGCCTTCGGTATCGAGTGCAACAGTATGAAGAATGCAGACGATGAATTTTACAAATGTGGTCGCACAACATTCAAATCTAGACCTCTGATAAACGCACTATTTGCAGTGTTTCCGGACGCGTTGTCTTTATTCAAAATCAAGTTCGTTTTTCCAGaagtttcaaaattcttcatcaAGGCGTTCAACGATACCGTGAAACATAGAACGGAAAAGAACTTAATTCGCAAAGATTTTCTTGAGCTGGTAATGCAATTGATGCACAAAGGCTACGTACAGGGTGATGATGAAGAGGAAACGGCAACTGAATCAA AAATTGATAATGAAAAGATTACGATGCTCGAAGGAGCTGCGCaggctttcgttttttttctggctGGTTCTGAGACTTCCTCGTCAACGGCGACACATTGTCTTTACGAGTTGGCGTTCCATCAGGACATTCAAGACAAACTCGTTAACGAGATAAAAACGGTAACAAAGGAATTCGGAGGAGTTACTTACGAGAGCATTGCGGCAATGCCGTATTTGCATAAGGTGGTTTCCG AAACTCTCAGAAAGTATCCATCGGTCCCCATACTGAACCGACAGGCAACCGCGGATGTTGAATTGCCCGGAATCGATCTCACCGTTACAAAAGGAACTCCAATCATCATTCCAGTTTACGGACTCCATTCGGATCCCAAAATATACCCTCATCCGCACATATTCGATCCAGAGCGATTCACCAAGGAGAATATCGACCTCAGACATCATTACGCTTATCTTCCCTTTGGCGAAGGACCACGAAACTGTATAG GAATGAGATTCGGACTTCTTCAAACTAAATTTGCCATCATCAGCTTGCTTACCAAGTTCCGGTTTACTCCCGGACCTGATACCACAGTTCCACTACCCATGGACGTAGGTACCTTTGTGCTTTGTCCGAAAGACGACACAGCACTTCGTGTTGAAGAGAGGTCCGATTAA